One genomic region from uncultured Subdoligranulum sp. encodes:
- the sdaAA gene encoding L-serine ammonia-lyase, iron-sulfur-dependent, subunit alpha, producing MEELNYHSLAGLVLAAEQANEPLSALVLRQQAAQLEQTEEQVFRHMEENFRVMAACIEPGCDPDLRSTSGLTGGDAAKMRRRVEAGQNLTGPVLGGALYRALAVSELNAAMGRIVAAPTAGSCGILPAVLLTMEERGATEHDCVMSMFTASAVGLVIAENACLAGAQGGCQAECGSAAAMAAAALVELSGGTPQMLDDAVAIALKSQLGLVCDPVAGLVEIPCIKRNAAGAAIAFMAAELALAGISSRIPADEVIVAMRRVGNTMSPTLKETAEGGLAATPTACRLRKQVFG from the coding sequence ATGGAAGAACTGAACTACCATTCCCTGGCCGGGCTGGTCCTGGCCGCCGAACAGGCAAACGAACCGCTGTCGGCGCTGGTGCTGCGCCAGCAGGCCGCCCAGCTGGAACAGACCGAGGAGCAAGTGTTCCGCCACATGGAGGAAAACTTCCGGGTCATGGCGGCCTGCATCGAGCCGGGCTGTGACCCCGACCTGCGGTCCACCAGCGGCCTCACCGGCGGGGACGCCGCGAAAATGCGCCGCCGGGTGGAGGCGGGGCAGAACCTCACCGGCCCGGTGCTGGGCGGGGCGCTCTACCGGGCGCTGGCCGTCAGTGAGCTGAACGCCGCCATGGGCCGCATTGTGGCGGCCCCCACCGCCGGCAGCTGCGGCATCCTGCCCGCTGTGCTGCTCACCATGGAGGAGCGGGGCGCCACCGAACATGACTGCGTCATGAGCATGTTCACCGCCAGCGCCGTGGGGCTGGTCATTGCCGAGAACGCCTGTCTGGCCGGGGCCCAGGGGGGCTGCCAGGCGGAGTGCGGCAGCGCGGCCGCCATGGCGGCCGCCGCGCTGGTGGAACTTTCGGGCGGCACGCCCCAGATGCTGGACGACGCGGTGGCCATCGCCCTGAAGAGCCAGCTGGGGCTGGTCTGCGACCCGGTGGCCGGGCTGGTGGAGATCCCCTGCATCAAGCGCAACGCCGCCGGGGCGGCCATCGCCTTCATGGCGGCGGAACTGGCCCTGGCGGGCATTTCCAGCCGCATCCCCGCCGACGAGGTCATTGTGGCCATGCGCCGGGTGGGCAACACCATGTCCCCCACCCTGAAGGAGACCGCCGAGGGGGGCCTTGCCGCCACCCCCACCGCCTGCCGTTTGCGCAAACAGGTGTTCGGATAA
- a CDS encoding MATE family efflux transporter has translation MAFGLMCSAGGATFFSLLSGQGETRRMHKAFGNAFVLVCGWEVLLTVFLLVLADPLLVLFGVTDTAYPYAIAYYRIVALGCLFQGLSQLFCDFVRVSGKPVLGMCVTGIGAVTNIILDAVFIVGLDWGVVGAATLSDFAILKALAADGLGVSFLYEAAVARELAGGRLARFDLAGIPLHGAFYFVCLKDNLFARSWMDWLP, from the coding sequence ATGGCCTTCGGGCTGATGTGCAGCGCCGGCGGCGCCACCTTCTTCAGCCTGCTCTCCGGCCAGGGGGAGACCAGGCGGATGCACAAGGCCTTCGGCAACGCCTTTGTGCTGGTCTGCGGCTGGGAAGTGCTGCTCACCGTCTTTCTGCTGGTGCTGGCCGACCCGCTGCTGGTGCTTTTCGGCGTCACCGACACCGCCTACCCCTACGCCATCGCCTACTACCGCATCGTGGCCCTGGGATGCCTTTTCCAGGGGCTGTCCCAGCTGTTCTGCGACTTCGTGCGGGTGTCCGGCAAGCCGGTGCTGGGCATGTGCGTCACCGGCATCGGCGCCGTGACCAACATCATCCTGGACGCGGTCTTCATCGTGGGGCTGGACTGGGGCGTGGTGGGCGCCGCCACCCTAAGCGACTTCGCCATCCTGAAAGCGCTGGCCGCCGACGGGCTGGGGGTGAGTTTCCTCTACGAGGCGGCGGTGGCCCGGGAACTGGCCGGGGGCCGCCTGGCCCGGTTCGATCTGGCGGGCATCCCGCTCCACGGGGCCTTCTATTTTGTCTGCCTGAAGGACAATCTTTTTGCCCGCAGCTGGATGGACTGGCTGCCCTGA
- a CDS encoding MarR family winged helix-turn-helix transcriptional regulator translates to MQHDRHAARYVSKLSNKLRRRIDAFSTHGRMRGSQGRALHFLLAQQDDVFQKDIEDEFSLRPSTATQLLKSMERDGLIRREPLPRDARRKRIVVTDKALAYRAAVMADIQGLEAELTRDVDAADLEVFFRVIEQMLDNMH, encoded by the coding sequence ATGCAGCACGACCGTCACGCCGCGCGGTATGTGAGCAAGCTGTCCAACAAGCTGCGCCGCCGCATCGACGCCTTTTCCACCCACGGCAGGATGAGAGGGTCCCAGGGGCGGGCGCTGCACTTTCTGCTGGCCCAGCAGGACGATGTCTTCCAGAAGGATATCGAGGACGAGTTCAGCCTGCGCCCCTCCACCGCCACCCAGCTGCTCAAATCCATGGAGCGGGACGGCCTCATCCGCCGGGAACCCCTGCCCCGGGACGCCCGCCGCAAGCGGATCGTCGTCACCGACAAGGCCCTGGCCTACCGTGCCGCCGTCATGGCCGACATCCAGGGGCTGGAGGCCGAGCTGACCCGGGACGTGGACGCCGCCGACCTGGAGGTCTTCTTCCGGGTCATTGAACAAATGCTGGACAATATGCACTGA